The Arthrobacter sp. NicSoilC5 genome has a window encoding:
- a CDS encoding CoA-binding protein has translation MSTAERTWSGPSAPERLALLRQAKSIAIVGASDKPSRASYFVATYLLSSTRYKVYFVNPVVKEILGQPTYASLADLPESPDIVDVFRKHDDLPGVLDEAVAAGAKTLWLQLGSWHEGVAAGAEAAGLNVVMDRCVKIEHARFHGGLHLAGFDTGVISSKRQVMA, from the coding sequence ATGAGCACCGCCGAACGCACCTGGTCCGGCCCGTCGGCACCTGAGCGGCTGGCCCTGCTCCGGCAGGCGAAATCCATTGCCATTGTTGGAGCCTCTGACAAGCCGTCGCGGGCCAGCTACTTCGTGGCCACGTACCTGCTGTCCTCCACCCGCTACAAGGTGTACTTCGTGAACCCGGTGGTCAAGGAGATCCTGGGCCAGCCCACGTATGCGTCCCTGGCGGACCTGCCGGAGAGCCCGGACATCGTTGACGTGTTCCGCAAGCATGACGACCTTCCGGGCGTCCTGGACGAGGCCGTGGCCGCCGGTGCCAAAACACTCTGGCTGCAACTGGGTTCCTGGCACGAAGGCGTCGCGGCAGGCGCGGAAGCCGCGGGGCTCAACGTGGTGATGGACCGCTGCGTGAAGATCGAGCACGCGCGCTTCCACGGCGGACTCCACCTGGCCGGCTTCGATACCGGCGTGATTTCCTCCAAGCGCCAGGTCATGGCCTGA
- a CDS encoding O-acetylhomoserine aminocarboxypropyltransferase/cysteine synthase family protein has protein sequence MAERTFGFRTRALHAGGTPDAEHGARAVPIYQTTSFVFKDTNDAANLFALQKYGNIYSRIGNPTVAAFEERIASLEGGIGAVATASGMAAEFITFAALTQAGDHIVAASQLYGGTVTQLDVTLRRFGVDTTFVPGTDPADYAAAVRDNTKAIFVEVVANPSSEVQDLEGLAKVAHDAGIPLVVDATLSTPYLVRPIEHGADIVIHSATKFLGGHGTTLGGVVVESGRFNWGNGKFPTMTEPVASYGNVSWWGNFGEYGFLTKLRSEQLRDIGPALSPQSAFQLLQGVETLAQRLDEHLKNAQAVAEWLENDERVAYVNYSGLPSHPHFERARKYLPLGPGSVFSFGVKGGRAAGQKFIESLQLASHLANVGDSRTLVIHPGSTTHQQLSAAQLESAGVPEDLVRISVGLEDIEDILWDLDQALTEASNAAARDAAVAQEPAGACTIGANA, from the coding sequence ATGGCTGAGCGCACCTTCGGGTTCCGCACCCGCGCCCTGCACGCCGGCGGCACCCCCGACGCCGAACACGGCGCCCGCGCCGTTCCCATCTACCAGACCACGTCGTTCGTCTTCAAGGACACCAACGACGCCGCCAACCTGTTCGCCCTCCAGAAGTACGGCAACATCTACTCCCGCATCGGCAACCCCACCGTCGCGGCGTTCGAGGAGCGCATCGCGTCCCTCGAGGGCGGCATCGGAGCGGTCGCGACGGCGTCGGGCATGGCAGCGGAGTTCATCACCTTCGCCGCCCTGACACAGGCGGGCGACCACATCGTGGCAGCTTCCCAGCTGTATGGCGGAACTGTGACCCAGCTCGACGTGACCCTGCGCCGGTTCGGCGTGGACACCACGTTCGTCCCCGGCACCGACCCCGCTGACTACGCCGCGGCGGTGCGGGACAACACCAAAGCCATTTTCGTGGAGGTGGTGGCCAACCCGTCGTCGGAGGTCCAGGACCTGGAGGGGTTGGCAAAGGTGGCGCACGACGCCGGCATCCCCTTGGTGGTCGACGCCACCTTGAGCACGCCGTACCTGGTGCGGCCCATCGAACACGGTGCCGACATCGTGATCCACTCCGCCACCAAGTTCCTGGGCGGCCACGGCACCACCCTGGGTGGCGTAGTGGTGGAGAGTGGCCGGTTCAACTGGGGCAACGGCAAGTTCCCCACCATGACTGAGCCCGTGGCTTCCTACGGCAACGTCTCCTGGTGGGGCAACTTCGGTGAGTACGGGTTCCTCACCAAGCTGCGCAGCGAGCAGCTGCGGGACATCGGTCCGGCCCTTTCGCCGCAGTCGGCGTTCCAGCTGCTCCAGGGCGTTGAGACCCTGGCACAGCGGCTCGACGAGCACCTGAAGAACGCGCAGGCCGTGGCCGAATGGCTGGAAAACGATGAGCGGGTAGCCTACGTCAACTACTCGGGCCTGCCTTCGCACCCGCACTTCGAACGGGCCCGGAAGTACCTGCCGCTTGGCCCGGGCTCGGTGTTCTCCTTCGGGGTCAAAGGTGGGCGCGCCGCAGGGCAGAAGTTCATCGAGTCCCTGCAGCTGGCCTCCCACCTGGCCAACGTGGGTGACTCCCGGACCCTGGTGATCCACCCCGGCTCCACCACCCACCAGCAGCTCAGCGCAGCCCAGCTGGAATCCGCGGGCGTGCCGGAGGACCTGGTCCGCATCTCGGTGGGCCTCGAGGATATCGAGGACATCCTGTGGGATCTGGACCAGGCACTCACCGAAGCCTCCAACGCCGCGGCCCGGGACGCCGCCGTCGCCCAAGAACCCGCAGGCGCCTGCACGATCGGAGCAAACGCATGA
- the sfnG gene encoding dimethylsulfone monooxygenase SfnG: MTEISNVARLSEPLKFAYWVPNVSGGLVVSTIEQRTGWDFDYNKKLARIAEESGFEYALTQTRYAASYGADKQHEATSFSLALLAATERLKVIAAVHPGMWHPGVLAKYIITADHISNGRAAVNIVSGWLKSEFTNFGLEWLEHDERYVRTEEFINVLRGLWTEKEYSQSGKYYNITDFTLNPAPVDVPGRAHPEIFFGGNSTAAQATAGRVADWYFSNGKDLEGFKDNIAGVVASAGEARRGTAGQLAAPRFGLNGFVIARDSEKEARDTLREIVEKAHKPAVQGFRDAVQEAGAATKDGKGMWADSTFEDLIQYNDGFKTQLIGTPEQIAERIVEYKKIGVNLFLTCYLHFQEEVAAFGRDILPIVRELEADLARKHGTELDLSITPAAQAVAV; encoded by the coding sequence ATGACCGAGATCAGCAACGTCGCACGACTCTCCGAACCGCTCAAGTTCGCCTACTGGGTGCCCAACGTCTCCGGCGGCCTGGTGGTATCCACCATCGAACAGCGCACCGGCTGGGACTTCGACTACAACAAAAAACTGGCGCGCATCGCCGAGGAGTCCGGCTTCGAATATGCCCTGACGCAGACGCGCTACGCCGCCTCCTACGGCGCGGACAAGCAGCACGAGGCGACGTCGTTCAGCCTGGCCCTGTTGGCCGCCACGGAGCGCCTGAAGGTCATCGCCGCGGTCCACCCGGGCATGTGGCACCCGGGCGTGCTGGCGAAGTACATCATCACCGCCGACCACATCTCCAACGGCCGTGCCGCCGTCAACATCGTCTCCGGCTGGCTGAAGAGCGAGTTCACCAACTTCGGCCTGGAGTGGCTGGAGCACGACGAGCGCTACGTCCGCACCGAGGAATTCATCAACGTCCTGCGCGGCCTGTGGACCGAAAAGGAGTACAGCCAGTCCGGCAAGTACTACAACATCACCGACTTCACCCTGAACCCCGCCCCGGTGGACGTCCCCGGCCGCGCCCACCCCGAGATCTTCTTCGGTGGAAACTCGACGGCGGCCCAGGCCACCGCGGGCCGCGTGGCGGACTGGTACTTCTCCAACGGCAAGGACCTTGAGGGTTTCAAGGACAACATCGCCGGCGTCGTCGCCTCTGCCGGCGAGGCCCGCCGCGGCACTGCCGGCCAGTTGGCCGCTCCCCGTTTCGGGCTGAACGGCTTCGTCATTGCGCGCGACTCGGAGAAGGAGGCCCGGGACACCCTGCGCGAGATCGTGGAAAAGGCGCACAAGCCCGCCGTCCAGGGGTTCCGGGACGCGGTGCAGGAGGCCGGTGCCGCCACCAAGGACGGCAAGGGCATGTGGGCGGATTCCACGTTCGAGGACCTGATCCAATACAACGACGGCTTCAAGACCCAGCTGATCGGCACCCCGGAGCAGATCGCCGAACGGATCGTCGAATACAAGAAGATCGGCGTGAACCTGTTCCTCACCTGCTACCTGCACTTCCAGGAGGAGGTGGCCGCATTCGGCCGGGACATCCTGCCGATCGTCCGGGAGCTTGAGGCGGACCTGGCCCGCAAGCACGGCACGGAACTCGACCTCTCAATCACTCCCGCCGCCCAGGCGGTGGCTGTCTGA